aatctagctattttgaaacttaaattttctgtcaaCTCACGTTCCACTCTGCTTCGCTTGAAAAGCTCCTGTGTGTACCCTGACAAAAACTCGAACGTAAAAATCAACGGAAATCGACACCAATGGCTCAATATATCTTGTATAACGATTGGCTGCAGAATCAATTGCTCGAAGTAAAATCCGAAGTCCAACTTCATGACAACACTTCATTCTAGTGGTAACTGCATCGTATTTGTTGTAGCATGCTTCTGGAGTGTTTCCGCATAAAACAGCCATGTCAGTGCACGTAACCATCAGAATTCCACGATCAGCGACACATTGGACTGCCGAGTCTAGAAATGTGGAAGCAGTTCCATATGGATCCAGGTCAACAGCATGGAATCGTTTATCAATACCGCGATGTTCCATCATTGTCatactgaaattaattttagattaaagttcgaatcaagaaaaactaatttacaCTGCATCTCCGAAATGTGCTTCAACTATATCCTCGACTCCattcaatttcacattttcttgaATTGAAGCAACTGCGTTATCGGAGAAATCATTTGCCATAATGAATCCCACATTGGGAACTTCTTTCGAAAAACGCAATGCTCGCAGTCCCGAAGCAGAAAGCGCATCGAGAATTCGGATTTTGCCATCTTCATTGATagccaatttatttttctttttcggagGTTCTTCTTCTGTTTTCAATTGCTTCTGTTCCTCTGCCCATTTTTGATGATCAGCAGAAAATTGACGAAGAACTGTTACTCTGAAAGATAATTTCCTTAAAATACTGAGATTCAGACACAAACTCACGTCAAATCGCGATTAAACTCCTGAACTGGATTATAGAAAACTGGTCCATGGAAACCTACTTTTGCCTGtcctaaaataaaatgtttaatttgtttttaattctaTTTGAACTCAAAACAAACCTTCCTGAATAACTGTCACTTCTTCTTTATCTTCGCTTTTTATTGCCGAATCTCCAGATGAATTGACATTCTCGGTCATTTTATACCGCgaaatttgctaaaaactgagatttttttaagattaaatGTGCAGTGCTTGCCTTTCTactttttatttgcaaaattcgggaaaaaataCTGCGCGAAGGAAgaataaaaaacgtttttgtcCTTGATTAAATTAAAGCGAATACGAATTAGAGAACTCCGAGAGGACAACACGAGAAAAGTTGTgattggagcgcacttgcgtTTCTTCCCTTTtcgcaaaaaacatttttctgcacACATTTTTAGACGTTTCTTTCGTCAGAAAACCATTTTAATTGAGGCGGAATACACAAATTTCAGTGTCATGGAGGtagaaaaagcagaaaaatgcTTGACTCCTCGAATAAATGTAAGCTACTCCTGAAATtcgctgaaattaaaattatttaactttcagaatttttgggaaagaaagaaaaattactTCGAGATTGCTGCTGTTCAATCAAGTGTTGGGAAAGTTAATCCTGATTTGCCGGTAGGAGAATATTACAATACattcataattttatatttttcaggatgCACTCCTGGCTCCGTTGATCACAGTTTTGGATCCATGTACTATTCATTCCTCAATTCACGCAAAAGTCGATTGGAATCTAGTAGCATCACGACTAAAACGACTCAATATTTTGAGTAGGCAAACTCGCGGAGTTGCATCTCTAAATAGGCCATCGGGATCGCAAAACTTAGATGGGGCATCAGATATTGAAGGATCATCGGATGGAGGTTCATCTCCAGCGTTTCATCAAAGAAAACGAGGAAATAGCCGAGGAATAGAAGGAGCCGGAGAACCAATGGAAGTAGAAATGACTGAAGAAATGATGTTGAAAAAAGATAAAGACACATTTATCGATGAAATCGTGGATTTAGTTAGGGATATTCAAAAACGTATGTAACTACGTAGGATTCGAATTTCACAAATTAGATATATCTGCTGCATAGGTGGAAATGAACTGAATTGCATATAAAGAATACAATAAGCCTGAAAAAACTCGTGGCACTGAATGTTCCAATTGGGAAATTtgtttccggcaattcggcaaaattAAATACCTAGCTGTAATAGGTAATCTTGAAGAATTGCCGCTCACCCATAGTTCCAAGGAAAATGCGAAATGATTATTTGAATGAAATCCAAATAACTTCCAGACAACGACGCATCAATGTCTTCACAACCAACATGGATCGATCGATTATCAGTGGAAAAGATATCAAATCAAATATTGATGCTTCAGAATTATCTTCCATCGCTACTCACAGTCGAAGAAATTATAAATGCACTTCTCTTTGAACACGGACCAGATGTCATTGAAAATGTTGGTTCATTTTCTCGCGTtgtcatgaaaaattcaaaatatttcagcttATAATCGAAACGCCTGAAAATTTGGTCACAATTGTCAATATTCTGACTAACAATCCAACACCAGGAAATCGTACAAGATATAGAAATTTGGTTATAGGAAAAGTAAGCTTTcacattaaattaaaaaaactatttcaagttttaaagtaGATATTTTCAGATCGTCGAACTATATCCATACTTTGCACGCCgaataatcgaaaaatattcCGAAAAACGATCGGATTGTGTTTTTGCATGCAGATTAGCTGTTGATCATTTGAATGATAGACAGTTTTTAGAATTCATGGAACCACTTTTGACAGATAAAGAAACCATAATATACAAAATGGTAATTCGAAGTTCCAATCGACAAGTTCTTCCACTAATAATTGCACGTCTTCTCAATATGGCAGATACTGTTATTTCGCCACGTCCCGAATCCacatcattttctgaaatgggAACTGCTCCATGGTGCACTCGTCTTTCATATTGTCTCGTGGAACTTATGAACTCTGCATTGGAACCTTGGACTGAACTAGAAATTATTACTGTCACTAGATTTTTGTTTAGAACTGATGCAAATCCATCATCCTCAATATTACACTCTGCTGATTCAATATCTGGTATGGATGAAGCCATGGATTTGAGTTTTCGTGAAGAAGCTCACTGTTCACAAGATTCTGTTGTTCCTGATTCGGATCCTGAATCAACACAATCGGCTCAAAGACCAATACCGGTTTCCCAAAGGACTGCTGTAGAGCCCAGTCCATTCGGAGATGCTCATGAATGTTTTGTACTGTCTGCGCTGCTCGCCGTCCCGTTTTTCACACAGTAATCTAGAAAAGAtgttagtttttaattaattaaaatttatccaGATATCCGCCTAATCAAACGGGAGCAGTTCAACCACCAGATCGAGCTGTTGAAAATTGGCTT
This is a stretch of genomic DNA from Caenorhabditis elegans chromosome V. It encodes these proteins:
- the trm-1 gene encoding tRNA (guanine(26)-N(2))-dimethyltransferase (Confirmed by transcript evidence), encoding MTENVNSSGDSAIKSEDKEEVTVIQEGQAKVGFHGPVFYNPVQEFNRDLTVTVLRQFSADHQKWAEEQKQLKTEEEPPKKKNKLAINEDGKIRILDALSASGLRALRFSKEVPNVGFIMANDFSDNAVASIQENVKLNGVEDIVEAHFGDAVMTMMEHRGIDKRFHAVDLDPYGTASTFLDSAVQCVADRGILMVTCTDMAVLCGNTPEACYNKYDAVTTRMKCCHEVGLRILLRAIDSAANRYTRYIEPLVSISVDFYVRVFVRVHTGAFQAKQSGTKVGTVLVCSGCHSMEPLVLLKRGEGNQQSKYSIPTVRHSISGPGNRCIHCLLPLHQIGPIYLAPIHSKPFVTSLLERLKSTPEAERLGTHGRLQGVLTMVNEELDDVLYYEHNQMANVVKVSVPKSQSVRSAILNAGFKVSGSHCNPRAIKTNAPMHLLWDIYRQVAKDTSVDREKRLAKESAGYHILGQPITNTVNFTLHPGAIEQAKKENLVRFQCNKGKNWGPRQKAKGSVNSTKAGFQLTEHKE